The nucleotide window TCGTCCGGGCCGATCTTGTTGGTCCGCGTGCGGTCCGCAACATCGGCGATCTTGCCGGCAAGGCCAGCCAAGTTCAGGTTTCCGGCGTCGCTGATGACCGGCACGAGCAGACCCTTGTCGGTGTCCACTGCGATCGCCAGGTGCTCGGCGTTGTGGTAGGTGATTTCCTGCTTCTCTTCGTCGTACGAGGCGTTCAGCTTGGGGTGCTGCTTGAGCGCTTCCGCGACCGCCTTGGCGATGAACGGCAGGAAGGTCAGCTTCGCGCCGTTCTGCTCCTGGAAGGAGTTCTTGGCCTTGGCGCGAAGCTTGGCAACCTTGGTCATGTCCACTTCATGGACCTGGGTGAGCTGCGTGGAAACATCCAGCGACTCGCGCATGCGGCGGGCAATGACCTGGCGGATGCGCGGTGCCTTCTCCACTGTGCCGCGCTTGCCGGCACCGGCAGCAGCCGGAGCGGGGGCCGCTGCCTTGCCTGCCGATGGAGCGGCCGCTGCGGCAGGAGCATTGGCCGCCTCGGCGGCGGAGAGCACGTCCTGCTTGCGGATGCGTCCGCCGACACCGGTGCCCTTCACGGAGGACAGGTCGATGCTGTGCTGGTTGGCCAGCTTGCGCACCAGCGGAGTCACGTACCCGGCGTCGGAGGCGCCGGCACCTTCTGCAGCCTCGGCCTGGGCCGGGGCTGCCGGTGCCTTTTCAGGAGCGGGGGGCGCAGCCTGCTCGGCCGGAGCTTCTTCCTTGGCCGGAGCGGGCTGTTCTACCGGCTCCTCGCGCTGCTGCGCGGGTGCGGCGGCAACAGGCTCTGCCTCTGCCGGAGCTGCCTTGGCGGGGGCGCCCGCGCGGGATCCGATGACGGCGAGGACGGAGCCGACCTCCGCGGTCTCGTCCTCGTTCACCCGGATCTCCTGCAGCGTACCGGCTACCGGGGAGGGGATTTCGGTATCGACCTTGTCCGTGGAGACCTCAAGCAGCGGTTCGTCGACGGCTACCTCTTCGCCGACCTGCTTAAGCCAGCGGGTGACGGTGCCTTCGGTGACACTCTCACCCAGCGCGGGGAGCGTAACTTCGGTGCCCTCGCCCGAGCCGGACGTGCCCTTGGCGCCGGATTCGGCAGCCGGAGCAGCTTCCTGCGCCGGAGCCTCTTCGGCGGGAGCTTCCTGTGCGGGTGCCTCCTGAGCCGGGGCTTCCTGTGCCGGAGCGGCCTCGGCCGGGGCAGCCTCGCCGGAACCCGAACCGTCGCCGATGCGGACCAGCGCGGCGCCGACGTCGGCAGTTTCGTCTTCGGCGACGAGGATTTCCTCGATGACACCCGCAACCGGGGACGGGATCTCGGTATCAACCTTGTCGGTGGAAACTTCGAGCAGGGGCTCGTCTACTTCTACCCGGTCACCGACCTGCTTCAGCCAGCGGGTAACGGTACCTTCGGTGACACTCTCACCGAGGGCGGGCAAGTTCACGGTTTCAGACATTTCGTCCCCGTTCTCCTTAAATCTGTTTTCTCCGGTCCAGCTCTGGTCGGGCTGGGGAATCTTGTTTTGAAGCTTAGTGCACCCCGCCTCAGGGCGGAGTGCACCAAGCAGGGGGTCTGTCTAACCGTGAAGCGGGCGGCCGGCGAGGGCCATGGCGGCCTCTCCGAGGGCCTCGTTCTGGGTCGGGTGTGCATGGATCAAGGCAGCGACGTCCTCGGGGTAGGCTTCCCAGCTCACGATCAGCTGCGCTTCACCGATCTGCTCGCCGATGCGGCCGCCGATCATGTGCATGCCGACGATGGGGCCATCCTTCTGACGGACCATCTTGATGATGCCGCTGGTGCCGAGGATGGAGCTCTTGCCGTTGCCGGCCAGGTTGTACTCGGCGGTTTCGACGTTCTCCTTGCCGAACTTCTCTTCAGCCTGCGGCTGGTTGAGCCCGACGGAGGCGATCTCGGGCTCGCAGAAGGTGACCTTCGGAATGTTGATGTCTTCAACGATCGCCGGGTTGTTGCCGGCGATTTCCTCGGCCACGAAAATGCCCTGCTGGAATCCGCGGTGGGCCAGCTGGACACCGGGAACGATGTCGCCGACGGCGTAGATGTTGCCGACGCCGGTGTGGCAGCGCTCGTCGGTGATGACGAATCCGCGGTCCACGGTCAGGCCGGTTTCCTCGAAGCCCAGACCCGAGGTGCTGGCACCGCGGCCAACCGCCACGAGCAGCAGGTCGCCGTCGAAAGTCTTGCCGTCGGCCAGGGTGACGACAACGCCGTCGTCGTTCTGCTCTACCTTTTCGAAGAAGACGCCGGTGTTGAACTTGATGCCGCGCTTCTTGAAGGAACGCTCCAAGACCTTGATGATGGACGGGTCCTCGTTCGGAACGAGGGAGGGCAGACCTTCGACGATGGTGACATCCACGCCGAACGACTTCCAGACGGATGCGAATTCGACGCCGATGACGCCGCCGCCGAGGATGACTGCCTTCTTCGGCAGTTCCGTCATGTCCAGGGCCTGCTCCGAGGTGATAACCTTGCCGCCGATTTCCAGGCCGGGCAGGGTCTTCGAATAGGAGCCAGTGGCGAGGATGATGTTCTTGCCGGTGTAGGTGGTGCCATTGACCTCAATGGTGTCTTTGCCGGTGAGCTTGCCCTCACCCTCAATGACGGTGATGCCCTTCATCTTGATGAGTCCGCTAAGGCCCTTGAATTTGCCGGCAACGACGCCGTCCTTGTAAGCCTTGACCGCACCCATATCAATCGAATCCAGGGTCACGTTCACGCCGTACTTGGCGGAATCGCGGGCATGGTCGGCCAGTTCGGCCGCGTGCAGCATCGCCTTCGTCGGGATGCAGCCCCAGTGCAGGCAGGTACCACCCAGCTTGCCCTTTTCAACCAGGCCTACCGTGAAACCCAGCTGTACGGCACGCAAAGCGGCGGCATACCCACCGCTGCCGCCGCCGAGTACCAGGATGTCGAATTCTTGCGCAGTTGCCGAATCGGCCACGTGAACGCTCCCTCGGGGTGTCAGGACGTGCGTCTGCACGTCGACTTTGATTGGGTGAAGTGATTTCTAGGTGTTTTCTGATCACCTTAGCGTCACCCAGCTACCATCATCTACTCGGTGAAGGTGAATCCGGACCACAATGTGCGCGGATTCACTCCACCATGTGATTGACGGATAGCAGCAGGGTGACGCCTATCAAGGTGACCCGTTTAATGGGCTCTTGCCACCACGTCTTCCGCATAAGCTACCAGCGTCCGGACCGCGACGCCGGTACCTTCCTTTGGCGTGTAGCCGTAGGCCGCGCCCTCGTTGAATGCGGGGCCTGCGATGTCCAGGTGCGCCCATGGAATCTTTTCGCCGTTGACCTCGCCGACGAATTCGCGCAGGAAGATTGCCGCCGTGAGCATGCCGCCGAATTTTTCGCCCATGTTGGCCAGATCGGCCACCGGCGAATCCAGGCTGGAACGCAGTTCCTCGGGCAGGGGCATCGGCCAGAACAGCTCGCCCGCACGGTCCGCGGCAGCCTTGACCGCGTCCCGTACACCGTCGTCGCCCATGACGGCGGAAACCCGGCTGCCGAGCGCAACCATCTGTGCACCGGTCAGCGTGGCAACGTCGATCAGCGCATCCGGTGCCTCCTCGCTCGCCGCAGCGAGGCCATCGGCCATCACGAGCCGGCCTTCGGCGTCGGTGTTGAGGATCTCGACCGTCTTGCCGCCGTACACCGTCATGACGTCCGAGGGCCGCTGGGCGTGCCCCGAGGGCATATTCTCGGCCAGGCACAGCCAGGCAGTGACCTTGACCGGCAGGCCCAGTTCGGCAATGGCCAGTAAAGCGTTAAGTACGACGGCGGCACCCGCCATATCGCACTTCATCGTCACCATGCCGTTGGCCGGCTTGAGCGACAGACCGCCGGAGTCGAAGGTGATGCCTTTGCCGACGAAGGCCAGCTTAATCTTGGCCCGCGCAGGGGAGTACTCCACCTTGACCATGCGCGGCGGACGGGCAGAGCCCTTGCCGACGCCCACGAGCCCGCCGAAGCCCTCGCTTTCCAGTTTTTTCTCATCCAGCACCGTTACCTTCACCGGGAGATCCTTCGCCAGCACCGCGGCTGCATCGGCGAACGTTTCCGGGTACAGGTGGCTCGGCGGCTGATTGACCAGGGTGCGCGTGGCGTTGACCGCACGGCCGATGATCTGCGCACGTTTGACGGCTGCTGTCACGCTCTTTTCGCCGGCCACCGGACTCAGCAGGGTGACCGTATCGACATGTTCGGGCCGCTTCCCGGACGCGGAGGCACTGCGGTGTTCGTTGTATGAGTAAGCGCCTAATGCCGCGCCTTCTGCCACGGCAGCCGCGGCGGCCGGTGTCTCGGCGGGCAGGGCAAGGGCGACACTTGAGATCCCGCCTAACTGGCGCACCGCTGATCCGGCGGCCCGGCGCAGGGTTTCGGCGGACAGGGGGACACCCTGCTCCATTTTCCCCAGACCGGTCAGGACCAGGACCTCGGCATTGAGCTCCGGGAGGCCAGGCAGTCTGCGGACTTCATCGGTGGCACCCGTTATGCCGAGGACCGTCAGGGAGTCGTTCAGCGCCTGGGCCGCTTTGCCGTGGAACGGGCTGCCCACCAGGACC belongs to Arthrobacter crystallopoietes and includes:
- the sucB gene encoding 2-oxoglutarate dehydrogenase, E2 component, dihydrolipoamide succinyltransferase, translating into MSETVNLPALGESVTEGTVTRWLKQVGDRVEVDEPLLEVSTDKVDTEIPSPVAGVIEEILVAEDETADVGAALVRIGDGSGSGEAAPAEAAPAQEAPAQEAPAQEAPAEEAPAQEAAPAAESGAKGTSGSGEGTEVTLPALGESVTEGTVTRWLKQVGEEVAVDEPLLEVSTDKVDTEIPSPVAGTLQEIRVNEDETAEVGSVLAVIGSRAGAPAKAAPAEAEPVAAAPAQQREEPVEQPAPAKEEAPAEQAAPPAPEKAPAAPAQAEAAEGAGASDAGYVTPLVRKLANQHSIDLSSVKGTGVGGRIRKQDVLSAAEAANAPAAAAAPSAGKAAAPAPAAAGAGKRGTVEKAPRIRQVIARRMRESLDVSTQLTQVHEVDMTKVAKLRAKAKNSFQEQNGAKLTFLPFIAKAVAEALKQHPKLNASYDEEKQEITYHNAEHLAIAVDTDKGLLVPVISDAGNLNLAGLAGKIADVADRTRTNKIGPDELSGGTFSITNIGSVGALFDTPIINQPQVGILGTGAIVKRPVVVSDANGDDSIAIRSMMYLSLTYDHRLVDGADAGRFLQTLRTRLEEGAFEADLGL
- the lpdA gene encoding dihydrolipoyl dehydrogenase, yielding MADSATAQEFDILVLGGGSGGYAAALRAVQLGFTVGLVEKGKLGGTCLHWGCIPTKAMLHAAELADHARDSAKYGVNVTLDSIDMGAVKAYKDGVVAGKFKGLSGLIKMKGITVIEGEGKLTGKDTIEVNGTTYTGKNIILATGSYSKTLPGLEIGGKVITSEQALDMTELPKKAVILGGGVIGVEFASVWKSFGVDVTIVEGLPSLVPNEDPSIIKVLERSFKKRGIKFNTGVFFEKVEQNDDGVVVTLADGKTFDGDLLLVAVGRGASTSGLGFEETGLTVDRGFVITDERCHTGVGNIYAVGDIVPGVQLAHRGFQQGIFVAEEIAGNNPAIVEDINIPKVTFCEPEIASVGLNQPQAEEKFGKENVETAEYNLAGNGKSSILGTSGIIKMVRQKDGPIVGMHMIGGRIGEQIGEAQLIVSWEAYPEDVAALIHAHPTQNEALGEAAMALAGRPLHG
- a CDS encoding leucyl aminopeptidase, giving the protein MIRTTEPRINATAKDVRKIQCDALVVGVAQDTSGPVLVGSPFHGKAAQALNDSLTVLGITGATDEVRRLPGLPELNAEVLVLTGLGKMEQGVPLSAETLRRAAGSAVRQLGGISSVALALPAETPAAAAAVAEGAALGAYSYNEHRSASASGKRPEHVDTVTLLSPVAGEKSVTAAVKRAQIIGRAVNATRTLVNQPPSHLYPETFADAAAVLAKDLPVKVTVLDEKKLESEGFGGLVGVGKGSARPPRMVKVEYSPARAKIKLAFVGKGITFDSGGLSLKPANGMVTMKCDMAGAAVVLNALLAIAELGLPVKVTAWLCLAENMPSGHAQRPSDVMTVYGGKTVEILNTDAEGRLVMADGLAAASEEAPDALIDVATLTGAQMVALGSRVSAVMGDDGVRDAVKAAADRAGELFWPMPLPEELRSSLDSPVADLANMGEKFGGMLTAAIFLREFVGEVNGEKIPWAHLDIAGPAFNEGAAYGYTPKEGTGVAVRTLVAYAEDVVARAH